The Oceanibaculum indicum P24 genome window below encodes:
- a CDS encoding di-heme oxidoreductase family protein — MSMYRSGFVAGVQGAVSLGLIAGTVVSFLGLAVNTAGAAAPGSKAEKARIAAVTKPTEDFSEAEKFEQNQGGAATVYKPLNTSIFSHPSGNMAFEKQLDFKVGDGIFRKIWVSAPSSTESSDGLGPLFNSRSCQGCHLKDGRGGPPAVGEQAVSMFLRLSIPPQDEAQRSLLAKGEAALIGDPTYGTQLQNFAIQGHQPEGEMVVEYEDVPVTLADGEVVTLRKPTYSVANLKYGPMHPEIMLSPRVASPMIGLGLLEAIPEEDILAWADPDDKDGDGISGRPNLVWDSVKGGLSLGRFGWKAGEPTVRQQSAHAFAGDIGISTPMVPASWGDCTPAQKACREAPTGDDALEGTEVTKQMMDLVTFYARNLGVPARRDVDDPKVLRGKQMFYESGCTACHRPKFVTARDFDGEEQFFQLIWPYTDLLLHDMGEGLADNRPEAKADGREWRTPPLWGIGLTETVSGHTYFLHDARARNLLEAILWHGGEAEAAKQKVVEMSKADREALLAFLHSL; from the coding sequence ATGAGCATGTATCGATCGGGTTTTGTGGCGGGTGTGCAGGGTGCCGTTTCGCTGGGGTTGATTGCCGGGACAGTCGTTTCGTTTCTCGGGCTGGCGGTGAACACGGCCGGCGCGGCCGCGCCGGGCAGCAAGGCGGAAAAAGCGCGCATCGCCGCCGTCACCAAGCCTACGGAGGATTTCTCCGAGGCGGAGAAGTTCGAGCAGAACCAGGGTGGGGCGGCAACGGTCTACAAGCCGCTGAACACCAGCATCTTCTCGCATCCGTCCGGCAACATGGCATTCGAGAAGCAGCTGGATTTCAAGGTCGGCGATGGCATCTTCCGCAAGATCTGGGTGTCGGCTCCCAGCTCCACAGAATCTTCAGACGGTCTGGGGCCGCTGTTCAATTCGCGCTCCTGCCAGGGCTGCCATCTGAAGGACGGGCGCGGCGGCCCGCCGGCCGTGGGGGAGCAGGCTGTCTCGATGTTTCTGCGCCTGTCGATCCCGCCACAGGACGAGGCGCAGCGCTCCCTGCTGGCGAAGGGCGAGGCGGCGCTGATCGGCGATCCGACCTATGGCACGCAGCTGCAGAATTTCGCGATCCAGGGCCATCAGCCGGAAGGCGAGATGGTCGTCGAGTATGAGGATGTGCCGGTCACGCTGGCCGATGGTGAGGTCGTCACTCTGCGCAAACCCACCTACAGCGTTGCCAATCTGAAATACGGGCCGATGCATCCGGAGATCATGCTGTCGCCGCGCGTGGCCTCGCCGATGATCGGCCTTGGCCTGCTGGAGGCGATACCGGAGGAGGATATCCTCGCCTGGGCCGACCCCGACGATAAGGATGGCGACGGCATTTCCGGCCGGCCCAACCTCGTGTGGGACAGCGTGAAGGGCGGGCTGTCGCTCGGCCGTTTCGGCTGGAAGGCGGGCGAGCCAACGGTGCGCCAGCAATCGGCGCACGCTTTTGCTGGCGATATCGGTATCTCGACACCGATGGTGCCGGCCTCCTGGGGCGATTGCACACCGGCGCAGAAGGCTTGCCGCGAGGCGCCGACCGGCGACGATGCGCTGGAAGGCACCGAGGTCACGAAGCAGATGATGGACCTCGTCACCTTCTATGCCCGCAATCTCGGCGTGCCGGCCCGGCGCGATGTGGACGACCCGAAGGTGCTGCGCGGCAAGCAGATGTTCTATGAGAGCGGCTGCACCGCCTGCCATCGCCCGAAATTCGTCACGGCCCGCGATTTCGACGGCGAGGAACAGTTCTTCCAGCTGATCTGGCCCTATACCGACCTGCTGCTTCACGATATGGGCGAGGGGCTGGCCGACAACCGGCCGGAAGCCAAGGCGGATGGCCGCGAATGGCGCACCCCACCGCTTTGGGGCATTGGCCTGACGGAGACGGTCAGCGGCCACACCTACTTCCTGCACGATGCCCGCGCCCGCAATCTGCTGGAGGCGATCCTGTGGCATGGCGGCGAGGCCGAGGCGGCGAAGCAGAAGGTGGTGGAGATGAGCAAGGCCGACCGCGAGGCGCTGCTGGCCTTCCTGCATTCGCTCTAG